A region of the Pseudarthrobacter oxydans genome:
GACGCGCTGTATGACGGCATCCGCGGTGGCAAGGTGCTGGGCCACGTAGGCCGAGCCTTCCTCGAACTCGCGGGGTTCGCCTTCGGACCGGCCTGCCGCTTCCGCGTCCCGGGTGGGAATGGAATGGGTGGCGAACAGGATCTGGACGGGCGCGTCGGGAGTGCCGGCCGCAGCGAGCTTTTCCCGGACCTCGGCGAGGCCTGCAGCGGCGCCCTCAATGAAGGGCTCCACGAAGCCGGGGTGGTCGAAGTACTGGCGCACCTTGTCCACTTCCAGCCGGCCGTCCAGGCCGGTCTCCGTCAAGGCCATGCCGATGTCCTCGCGGTACTGGCGGCAGCTGGAGTAACAGGAGTAGGCACTCGTGGTGATCATCAGCAGTCGGCGGTGGCCGGCGTCGTACGCATCCTGCAGGGTCTGCGGGATGTACGGTGCCCAGTTGCGGTTGCCCCAGAGGACGGGCAGGTCGATTCCCCGGGCGGCGAGTTCCGCCTCCAGGGCAGCCTTGAGCTCGCGGTTCTGCTGGTTGATGGGACTGATGCCGCCGTTGGCGCGGTAGTGGTGCGAGACCTCTTCCAGCCGCTCGTCCGGGATGCCCCGGCCGCGGGTGACGTTGCGGAGGAAGGGGATGACGTCCTCCTGGCCTTCCGGCCCGCCGAAGGAGGCGAGGAGCACGGCGTCGTAGTTCTTCGGCGCCATCCGCCCGGCCTCGGTGACCGGATTGACGGCGGCGGCGTTGCTGGAAACCGGCAGGCTCACGCGAGGACCTCCGCCACTTCGGCCGGGGAGATCCGGCGTCCGGTGTAGAACGGGACTTCCTCACGGACGTGGTTGCGGGCCTCGGTGTTGCGCAGGTGGCGCATCAGGTCCACCAGGTCCACCAGTTCCGGGGCCTCAAGGCCCAGGATCCATTCCCAGTCGCCCAGGGCGAACGAAGAAACGGTGTTGGAGATGACCTGCGGGAACTCCCGGCCCAGGAGGCCGTGCTCGCGAAGCATGGCGCCCCGCTCGTCCTCGGGGAGGATGTACCACTCGTAGGACCGGACGAAGGGGTAGACGCACAGCCACTCCGCCGGCGCAACCCCACGGGAGAACGCCGGGGTGTGGTTCTTCGCAAACTCGGCCTCGCGGTGCACGCCCATGGCGGACCACACAATCTCGGTGCCGGCAAACAGGCTGCAGCGGCGGATGTCCCGGATGGCCTGCTGCAGGGCTTCCGGCTTCGGGCCGTGGAGCCACACCATGACGTCGGCGTCAGCCCGCATCGCGGAGACGTCGTAGCTTCCGCGGTGGGTCACCCCGGCCTGGGCAAGCCGCTCCAGCAGGGTCTCGAAGTCAGCGGCGGCGTCGGCGCTGCGGATCAGGTTTTCGGAGCGCTTGAATACCGTCCAGAGGGTGAAAAACTGCTCGGCTGATTCTTCGGTTTTAGTGACAGATTCGGCAGAAGTGTGGCTCATGGTTACAAGTTTGCCCCCTTCTGCCCACCAAGGCGAAACCAGCGACTTCTACAAGCGGTAGAAGTGATTAAAGTCACGCCGGCGCCGGGACTGCATGCGGCATCCGCCGGTTTCGGCTACGGCTTCCGCATTCGGAAGTAGGCTGCACCGGCCGCGGCAGCCAGGCCCACCAGGCCAACGCCGAGCCCGACCATCACGGCTTCCAGTTCCGGCTGCGACTTGACGATGGCGCCAACGCTCTGCGCCGCGCTGCGGGGGACGCCCGCGGCCTGCGGGGCGGGGCCTCCGGCTTCCTGTGGTGCGGCGGCAGCCTGCGTTGCGGCGGCAGCCTGCGTTGCGGCCGCGGGTACCGGCGCTTCAGCCCCGGCCACGGATTCCCCGCCGGGCCCGGCCTGGCCGGCTCCGCTTTCGCCTGCCGGCAGTTCCATCGCGGGCGGGTTTCCGCCGGCTGCCGCGGCGCCGTTCACCTCTCCGGCAGATTCCGACGACGGCACGGGCACCGTACCCGGAGCCGCGGCCTGGGCAGCGGTTTCCGGGGTGGGGGCGGCAGGAGCCTCGGCTGCGGGAAGTTCCTGGGCCTGGGACTCCGGCGATGGCGAGGATGGCACCGGAACGATTACTGCCGGAGCCGTCGCGGCCGGGAGAAGCGGAACGTCCGACGGCGTCGGGAGTGGTATCGACGGCAAGGGTGCCGGAAGTGCCAAGGAAGCTGTCGTGGGAGCCGTGGTCACGGCCGGCGCCAGCGAAGTCGTGACCGCCGGCAGGAGCGCTGTGGGGACGGACAATACCGAAAGGGTGGCCGCCTGCCGCGCTTCCTTCCCATCCCGGCCCTGGCCCGTGGCGTCCTGGCCCGTGGCGTCCTGGCCCGGGCCGGCATCGACGCCGGATTGCGGATTCCCGTCATCACCGTGGGATGCCGGAACGCCTGTTGCAAGGACCAGTACCGCTCCGACTGCCGCAGCCGCAGTGCCGCGCCGGAGCCCCCCATGGATACCGGTCCGGGATGTGAAAAGTTCGGACCTGATGTAAACCATAGTCATCGACCCTAGCCATATCGGAAGGGGAAACGGAAACCGGCGAAGTACCCGGCCGCAACGCCTGTGGGGCGCCGTAACGCCCTGCTGCGCCGCTGACCAGCGGCAACATTTAGCGGGCCAGGGCCCGGATCTGTTCGTTCGTGTCGGACACCACGGCGGCAAGCCCGTTGCCGGCCACCCAGCCTCCCACCACGGCCAGGTTCCCCGCCGACGCGCAGGCTTCCCGGATTTCGGCCACCCGCGCTTTATGGCCTACGGCGGCGAAGGGCAGCGACCCGCGCCAGCGGACCACGTCCCAGCCCAGCAGGTTTTCCTTGGTGATGGGGACGCCCAGCAGGGCCCGGGCATCGCGCAGCGACGCGGCCAGGAGTCCTTCATCCGTGTCCGGGCCACCGGACTGTTCGCCGGCCCCGTCCACGCGCCCGTACGAGAGCCGGACCACGTGCCGTCCCGGCCCGGCGGCATCGGCCAGCCAGTCCCACTTTCCGGTCGCGTGCGTCAGTGCCTTCGCTTCAATACCGGGAGTCTGCGGTGCCACCAGGACGCCTGAGCCGCGCGGCCGGCGGTCAAGTTCATGGCCGGCCAGGACCAGCGTGACAAGCTTGACGTCCGGGCCTGCCGGCGGCCGCTTCCCTGCAAGGCCGGGCACCGCGTCTTCAAGCAGTCCGACGGCGGCCGGACCGTCCACTGCCACTACCAGCAGGCCGGCGTCGAACGTTGCTCCTGCCGACCTGACGCGCCAGCCTTCAGGGGTGCGGATCACGGACTCGGCCGGGGTGCCGGGCAGCAGCCTGACTCCCCGGCGGCGGAGGTCGGAGACCAGGGCGGAGATGAGCGTGTGCATGCCGCCCTCCAGCCCCGCAACCGCGGAGCCTGCCTTGGCCGGACCGGCAGGGGCCGGCGTGTCCCCCTGCGCGGCAGGAGCAGCCCCCATGCGGCGCTGGGCGGAGACGGCGGCGGCCAGGGACCCGTACCGCCGCAGCCCCTCGCGCAGCCCGGGTGCCACCATGTCGACGTCGAGCATCCCGGGATCCGCCGAGTGGACGCCGCCCACAACCGGCGCCACCAGCCGCTCCAGGACACGGGTGCCCATGCGCGCCTTGACCAGTGCCGAGACACTGATAACGTCCGCTGTGGTCCCAACCGAAGCCGGGAGGAACCTATCGAGGGAGGCCCGGAGGGTGCCGATGAGGCCGAGGGAACGCCGGACTTCGGGATCCCACGGGTTGGCCGGAATTCCCAGCACACCTGTCTTCGGCAACTCGCGCGGGCCGTCCGGGAGCTGGACCCAGGCACCCCCCGGGCGGGGCGGCACGATCTTGGCCGACAGTCCCAGCTCAGCGGCCAGCGCTGAGACAGCGTCGGACCGGGTGGCGAAGGATTCGGCGCCGCTGTCAAGGGTCAGGCCGGCCACCGTGTGGCTGCCCACGCAGCCGCCCCATTCAGCTCCGGCGTCAAGGAGCGTCACCTGGTGCCCGGCGGACGCCAGCCCGCGGGCGGACAGCAGTCCCGAGATGCCGCCGCCCAGCACCAGTGCCGTCCCGGTTGTTGCCGACGTACTGCCCATCGGCCTACTCCGGGGAGATGGAGTGGATAAGTTCAACCACGCGGGTGAGGACGGCGGGGTCCGTCTCCGGCGGAACGCCGTGCCCCAGGTTGACCACGTGCCCGGGAGCAGCCGCGCCTGCGGCTATGACGTCGCGGACGTGGGCCTCAAGGATTTCCCACGGAGCAGGGAGCAGGGCGGGGTCGATGTTTCCCTGCAGCGGCACCGTGCCGCCCAGCCGGCGGTTCGCCTCATCGAGCGGAAGCCGGTAGTCCACGCCCACAACGTCCACACCCACATCCCGCATTGCCACCAGGAGCTCTGACGTTCCGGTGCCGAAGTGGATCAGCGGCGCCCCGAGGTGCCGGACATGGTCCAGGGCGCGGCCCGAGGCCGGCGCCACGTACTTCGTGTAGTCCGCCAGGCCCAGGGAACCGGCCCAGGAGTCAAAGAGCTGGGCCGCCGAGGCACCGGCCTCAAGCTGTGCCTGGAGGAACATTCCGGAGGCGTCCGCGGCCCAGTTGGCCAGGGCGTGCCAGGTTTCCGGATCAGCGTGCATCATGGTGCGCGGACCCAGGTGGTCGCGGGACGGCTTTCCCTCCACCATGTAGGCGGCAAGGGTAAAGGGTGCGCCCGCAAAGCCGATCAACGGTGTCTTGCCGAGCTCGGCCACGGTGAGGCGGACCGCTTCACGGATGGGTTCCAGCGATTCCCAGGTGAGCTGCGGCAGCGCCGCCACGTCCGCAGCAGTGCGGACCGGGGTGTCCAGGACCGGCCCCACGCCCGGAACGATGTCCACGCCCACGCCGGCGAGCTTCAGGGGAATGACGATGTCGGAGAAGAAGATGCCGGCGTCAACGTCGTGGCGGCGGACGGGCTGGAGGGTGATCTCGGAAGCCAGTTCGGGGCGCAGGCAGGAGTCCAGCATGGCGACGCCTTCGCGGACCTTCAGGTACTCCGGCAGTGAACGTCCGGCCTGGCGCATGAACCAGACGGGACGCCGGGACGGCTTGCCTCCGCGGTAGGCCGTGATGAGGGGTGAGTCTGCGGTGCGGCCATCCACCAGCGGGTGGTCTGCGGCGAGGACGCCGGCAGCGGATGTGGCGGGGCTGGAAGTCATGCCTTTGATTGTGCCGAAAAATGACTGCAAAAGATAACGACAAAGTGTCACGCGGGAGCCCTGCCGCCGCGCCGTGGCAGGAATCACAGCCCGCGCTCCCGTCCGGCAGCCCGGGGAGTTGTTCTACCGAGTAACGAAAAAGCTATGATTGACCTGCTGTGGTTCTTTTTTCATTGGTGGCTACACACGCCGACATCGATCTTGAGACCGTTGCTCAGTTGAGCAACGGTTCTTCGGAGATCGCCACATCCGCCCTCTCCGGATCGACGGCAGTGACGGGTGCGATTGTCCTTGCCACCTGCAACCGCTACGAAATCTACGGCGAAGCCGCCCGGCCTGACGATGTGGAGGCGGCCCGCGCCGCCCTGGTTGCCAAGATCAGCGAAACCAGCGGACTGAGCGAACCGCTCGTCTCACGCTCCTTCAGCACCCGCACGGGTCCTGAAGTCAGCCAGCACCTCTTTGCCGTCAGCGCCGGCCTGGACTCCGCAGTGGTCGGAGAGCGGGAGATCGCCGGACAGGTACGGCGCGCACTGATCACCGCCCAGCATGAAGGCACGGCAAGCTCCGGTTTGGTCCGGCTTTTCCAGGCGGCGTCCAAGACCGCCAAGGACGTGGGAGCACAGACTGCCCTCGGTTCCCGTGGCCTCTCGATCGTTTCCGTCGCACTCGACCTGGCCTCTGATCTTTCCGAAAACCCGGACTGGACCAGCAAGAAGGTTGTGGTCTTCGGAACCGGCGCCTACGCCGGGGCCACCATGGCGCTCCTGCGTGAACGCGGCTGCACCGACATCTCGGTTTTCTCCTCGTCCGGCCGCGCCGAAGGATTTGTTGCCACCCGCGGCGGCACGGCGCTGGACGCCGATTCACTCCGGCCGGCGGTCGCGGCAGCAGACGTGATGATCGGCTGCAGCGGTTCCGATACCCGGGTGGAGGCCGACGAGCTGGCCGAAGTCCGGGCCGACTCCCCGCAGCCCCTGATCGCCATCGACCTTGCGCTCACCCACGACTTCGATCCGGGGGTCGGCGAGCTTGACGGCGTGGAGCTGCTCACCCTGGAATCGGTACGCCTCGCCGCACCCCAGGAACAGGCCGAGTCGCTTGCCCAGGCCAGCGGAATCGTCAGCGGCGCCGCCAAGGCGTTCGAGCAGGAACGCGAGGCCCGCTCCGTGGATTCCGCGATCGTTGCGCTCCGCCGCCACACCATGAGCGTCCTGGACTCCGAAATGGAAAAAGTCCGGGCCCGGCACGGCTGCACCGCCGCTGCCGAGGAAGTGGAGTTCGCACTCCGCCGCATGGTCAAGCAGCTTCTCCATGTGCCCACCGTGCGGGCCCGCGAACTTGCCGCCAACGGCCAGCAGGATGACTACGTGGCCGCCCTGGAAGCCCTCTACGGCATCACCGTGGAGCAGCCGGCATCGGTGGCGCCGCAGGCCGAATGCCCGGTGGACCACCGGGGCCTCGAAACCGCCTGACCGCGCCTCCCGCCGCGCGGACCCTCTCTCACTTAATGCGCCCTTTCCGGCGATGCTCTCTCACTTAATGCGCCTTTTCCGGCGATGCTCTCTCACTTGCCTGAGGAAAGTGAGAGAGCATCCCTCAAAACAGCGCATTAAGTGCGAGAGCGTCGTGTTAGAAGGCACGTCAGGTGAGAGAGGGCTGAAAGGGGCGGGGATCAGTAAACGGGCTTGTGGGGTTCCACCTCGCGCACCCAGGCGAGGATGCCGCCGTCGAGATGGCTCACCCGCTGGTAGCCCGCCTTCTGCGCCGCGGCGAGCACATTGGCCGAACGCGACCCGGCCTTGCAGTGGAACACAATATCCCTG
Encoded here:
- a CDS encoding ferrochelatase — protein: MAPKNYDAVLLASFGGPEGQEDVIPFLRNVTRGRGIPDERLEEVSHHYRANGGISPINQQNRELKAALEAELAARGIDLPVLWGNRNWAPYIPQTLQDAYDAGHRRLLMITTSAYSCYSSCRQYREDIGMALTETGLDGRLEVDKVRQYFDHPGFVEPFIEGAAAGLAEVREKLAAAGTPDAPVQILFATHSIPTRDAEAAGRSEGEPREFEEGSAYVAQHLATADAVIQRVKDETGLTAPWSLVYQSRSGAPHVPWLEPDINDAIEELAGQGVKGIVIVPLGFVSDHMEVVWDLDTEALETCAKLGLAATRVPTPGTHRKFVNGLVDLISERTVANNISGRPALTDLGPWYDVCRPGCCQNFRGEKPTIAGADTTVGTGHDPYPGEAGTGQPASSGGAPQQ
- the hemQ gene encoding hydrogen peroxide-dependent heme synthase, with product MSHTSAESVTKTEESAEQFFTLWTVFKRSENLIRSADAAADFETLLERLAQAGVTHRGSYDVSAMRADADVMVWLHGPKPEALQQAIRDIRRCSLFAGTEIVWSAMGVHREAEFAKNHTPAFSRGVAPAEWLCVYPFVRSYEWYILPEDERGAMLREHGLLGREFPQVISNTVSSFALGDWEWILGLEAPELVDLVDLMRHLRNTEARNHVREEVPFYTGRRISPAEVAEVLA
- the hemG gene encoding protoporphyrinogen oxidase, which encodes MGSTSATTGTALVLGGGISGLLSARGLASAGHQVTLLDAGAEWGGCVGSHTVAGLTLDSGAESFATRSDAVSALAAELGLSAKIVPPRPGGAWVQLPDGPRELPKTGVLGIPANPWDPEVRRSLGLIGTLRASLDRFLPASVGTTADVISVSALVKARMGTRVLERLVAPVVGGVHSADPGMLDVDMVAPGLREGLRRYGSLAAAVSAQRRMGAAPAAQGDTPAPAGPAKAGSAVAGLEGGMHTLISALVSDLRRRGVRLLPGTPAESVIRTPEGWRVRSAGATFDAGLLVVAVDGPAAVGLLEDAVPGLAGKRPPAGPDVKLVTLVLAGHELDRRPRGSGVLVAPQTPGIEAKALTHATGKWDWLADAAGPGRHVVRLSYGRVDGAGEQSGGPDTDEGLLAASLRDARALLGVPITKENLLGWDVVRWRGSLPFAAVGHKARVAEIREACASAGNLAVVGGWVAGNGLAAVVSDTNEQIRALAR
- the hemE gene encoding uroporphyrinogen decarboxylase, which codes for MTSSPATSAAGVLAADHPLVDGRTADSPLITAYRGGKPSRRPVWFMRQAGRSLPEYLKVREGVAMLDSCLRPELASEITLQPVRRHDVDAGIFFSDIVIPLKLAGVGVDIVPGVGPVLDTPVRTAADVAALPQLTWESLEPIREAVRLTVAELGKTPLIGFAGAPFTLAAYMVEGKPSRDHLGPRTMMHADPETWHALANWAADASGMFLQAQLEAGASAAQLFDSWAGSLGLADYTKYVAPASGRALDHVRHLGAPLIHFGTGTSELLVAMRDVGVDVVGVDYRLPLDEANRRLGGTVPLQGNIDPALLPAPWEILEAHVRDVIAAGAAAPGHVVNLGHGVPPETDPAVLTRVVELIHSISPE
- a CDS encoding glutamyl-tRNA reductase; this translates as MVLFSLVATHADIDLETVAQLSNGSSEIATSALSGSTAVTGAIVLATCNRYEIYGEAARPDDVEAARAALVAKISETSGLSEPLVSRSFSTRTGPEVSQHLFAVSAGLDSAVVGEREIAGQVRRALITAQHEGTASSGLVRLFQAASKTAKDVGAQTALGSRGLSIVSVALDLASDLSENPDWTSKKVVVFGTGAYAGATMALLRERGCTDISVFSSSGRAEGFVATRGGTALDADSLRPAVAAADVMIGCSGSDTRVEADELAEVRADSPQPLIAIDLALTHDFDPGVGELDGVELLTLESVRLAAPQEQAESLAQASGIVSGAAKAFEQEREARSVDSAIVALRRHTMSVLDSEMEKVRARHGCTAAAEEVEFALRRMVKQLLHVPTVRARELAANGQQDDYVAALEALYGITVEQPASVAPQAECPVDHRGLETA